The following proteins are encoded in a genomic region of Ornithinibacillus sp. 4-3:
- the rpmC gene encoding 50S ribosomal protein L29 produces MKAKEIRELTTAEIEQNVKSLKEELFNLRFQLATGQLENTARIREVKKSIARMKTVAHQRELSVNN; encoded by the coding sequence ATGAAGGCTAAAGAAATAAGAGAACTAACCACTGCCGAAATTGAACAAAATGTGAAATCTTTAAAAGAAGAGCTATTCAATTTACGTTTCCAACTTGCAACAGGTCAATTAGAAAACACGGCACGTATTCGTGAAGTTAAGAAGTCCATTGCTCGTATGAAAACAGTTGCGCATCAACGTGAATTAAGCGTAAATAACTGA